From Quercus robur chromosome 8, dhQueRobu3.1, whole genome shotgun sequence:
AAGTAGCCAAAGGTATGGTCCATGTTCATGAGGTTAGAGTGGGCCCTAGCTAGATGGACCCATGGTGAGGTTCCTCAAAGATGACATCTTGCCCGAGGAAAAGTCGGAGGCGGAGAAAATACGAAGAAAAGCTCCTCGGTTCTAGTTATCCGAGGACCACAAATTGTACAAACACTCATATTCCGGGCCATATTTACTGTATGTCCACCCTAAGGTATCAAAACTACTACTTGAAGAGCTATACGAAGGGATTTGCGGGAGTCACACAGGAGGAAAATCTCTGTCGCACCAAGCCATTACCCAGGGATATTAGTGGCCGAGGATACAGAAGGAATCCCTAGAATATGTTAAAAAGTGTGACTAGTGCTAAAGGTTCGCCCTGAATATTCATCAGCCAGGTGGGATCCTCAACCCTCTatccagtccatggccgttcgccTAGTGGGGCCTGGATATTGTAGGACCTTTACCAAAGGCAGCAGGAAATAAGAGATATCTACTGGTCGAcacagattacttcaccaaatgggtcgaagctgagccCCTGGCCAATATCAAGTATGTGGATGCTAAGAAATTCGTCTGGAGAAACATTGTTACACGATTCGGGGTCCCTCGCACCCTCATTTCAGACAATGGACTCCAGTTTGACAACAAGGCCTTTAGAAGATACTGTTGCAAGCTGAGGATCACTAACAGGTACTCAACTCCAACTTATCCTCAAGGAAACGGGCAAGCCGAGGCtgttaacaaggtcatagtTAACGGGCTTAAGAAGAGACTAAATGACGCcaagggaagatgggtggaagagctgccACACGTCTTATGGACTTATCGGACTACACCACGGCGGTCAACATGACCTATGGGGCTGAGGCTGTTATCCCTCTAGAGGCAAACTTCCCAATGCTGAGGACGAGTTCCTTCACCCCGGACAGAAACGACGAACTACTGGGGAAGAACCTAGATCTGATCGACGAACAAAGAGAAAAGGCAATGGTCCAGTTGGCCTATTACCACCAGAAGCTCAAACAGGAATATGATGCCAACGTGAAGCTTAAACCGCTAACACTAGGAGACTTAGTGCTGAGAAAAGTTGTGGGTGCTGCCAAAAATCCATCTTGGGGAAAGCTTGGACCCAACTGGGAAGGCCCATACCGAATTACTTCAATTGCGGAAATAAGAGCATACTacctagaagacttagatgaaaaagttgtacctcgtccatggaatgtaaataacctgagaaggtattattattaataaaagcatTTATCTAGTTCAAATTTTAAGTCCATCCTTATTACACGTCTTACATTCTGGCAACCgtctaagtactagacaaaaccaaagtcttgcatggtcttcggactcaaacctatggggaaactggctacttcaaagaaaatctaagtactagatagaactaaggtcttgcatggtcctcggactcaaacttatggggaaactagttacttcaaggaagatctaagtactagacagaaccaaggtcttgcatagttgtcggactcaaacctatggggaaaccaaatacttcaAGGTTCTAAAGGTTGTGAATGTGGCTTAAGTACACGCTCGGTACCTCGGATCATACACTCAGCCCCCTAAAAACATGGGTAGACGTAAACTAAGCGTCCCCTTAATGCCGATGAGTTAGAACTTGaagtttcaatttcaattacGATACGTACACCCAGCAGCAATGGTGTGTATACGGAGCTTAAAGTTTAAATTGGTAGAatcatttcttttaaattaaagttCACCGTCCCTCATGCCCTGTGTCAAGCAATTCATGGACGGATGGTGACGTCTTATTACCAAttgttcatttcaattttttgataattggggTTGTAAAGCTGCTTAGAATAACCAATTCACAAGGCACAAGGTTCACAGTAATAACAATGGTAGTAATGACAGTAAACACATGTggttaaaaaattttcttacaTACATTTCGAGGCccttagaacaaaaaaaaagaggcactaactaaaaaaacaaactatATTAAAGCTGATACAAAATTGGCCGAGACCCCTACTTCTTCAACTTTGTTTTAGCCCCTTCCTCGAGAAGTTGAGCAAGATTGGCCTCAAGACCCTTAGAGACATCAGCCGAGGGAATGGTCTGAAGGGGCTGAACCAAGAAAGCTGACTCCTCGGCATAAGAGGCCTGAGCACTAACTACAGACTCGGCAGCCTCTTGGGGCGCTTCAGGATTCAAACTTCCATGTGTTTCTGTCGCCCCAGGAAGCTTGCCGCCCTCGGCTGGATCGTCGGAAGTGGACACGGCCAGAGCAGCCTCAAGCCGAGCAGCCTTAGCCTCCTCTGAAGCACTCACAGCCTCGGAGCTGACAGAGGCGGCCTCACGAATGGCCAGAGAATAGTATACCTTCTCCACCTTCCACAGGTCggatgaagcctcaaccccagcctGTTTGAGGGCTTCATTCCAGACCTGGGAGCAGTAGAGCCTGCATACTCTAGAGATTTGAGCCTTGAGAAtagcctgggtctcagccacCCTCGAGTCATAAGCctcctcctcggctttctccttGGAGCTCTCAGCTTCCGTCCTGGCAAATTCAGCTTCTGTCTTGGCCCTCAGAGCTTCGTCCCTAGCCCACTCCGCAACATTTTTTGCTTCCTCCGCCTCAACCAGTTTCTTCTTTAGATCAACGATTTGCTCCTTAGCAATCTTCAGCTGATCTTCAGTTTCAAGTAggtgttttgtttggttttcggcctgtttttggGCACTGGCGAGGCTTGATTCGGCACTGTCCTTGGCCCTGGTCATCTCTTTTAGATCCTTCCTAGCCTTAGAGAGGTCAACCTCAGAGTTCTTGAGGGTCCGCGCAGCATCCACACGCTTGTTACGTTCAAGCTCCAAGGACTTGCTCTGCTCCTTGGCCTCATCCTCTAGCCTATAAGTGGCATAGATTGCCTACCAGTTAGGACAAACACACGATAAATGGGAAATCAAGGAGCAGAAATTAGCGAAGTCACAAGTGTAAGAAAccttaccatgcccaaataCCTCTTGATGTTGAGGAAGACCTCTTGCCTCCTCAGACCCCTCAACTCGTCCATATCGGCAAGGAGCAGCAGGGTCCTCTCTAACATGTCGGCCACATAAGTGCCTTCGCCGCCCTGGAAGTCCTTTAGGGAAGCGTCGTCCATCAGCGGCTCCCTATGAAGCATTGGAGCAGGAAGCCAAGCCTAGGGCGCAGGTTAGGCATCGACCTCTTTTCCCTGGCCTTGATGCCCAATCTTTAATTGTTTTTGAGCTCGCAGGGTTTCACCTTCCTCTTGAGATGAGCGAGACTTCCCCCCATCCATTGGCTCTTTACCCTTAGAGCTCCTATTCCTCTTCGGGTCGGTGGGCTCAGACCGAGGAGGCAGAGTTGATTGAAGTGGAGTAGGAAGTTTGGATCAGGGAGATAGTGGCCGCGATCGGGTGGGTGAAGGCCTGGTCTGAACAGGCTAAGGctatggtggaggaggaggaggcttGGATTGCGACCTCCCTAGTGCATCCTTCCCCGGCTAGCGCTCAATCAGGTCGAACAGGTTGGTCAAGGGCTTTCTCTTAAAACCCATCTCAACCTGAGAAGATGTCTCCACTGACAAGAGATCCGCCTCGGACAAAGCGGGGTCACCCAagtcaccagaaggatcctcggaCGGACTAGCTTGGTCAAATACAACGAATCCTTCTTCGAACAAACCCAAATCACCTTCGGCTTCCACTGCTTGGTGGGACGAAGAAGAGCCTATCAACGGGATGCCCTCTGGGACGGGAGATCCTTTGGGAATCAAAAACCCGTGCTCTACTACAGCGATTTTCTGAAGCTGAGGATCGTTAGCTCTGATCACGTGCTTCGGGGCGGCGAATGACTTCTGGATAGGATTATACCCCAAGATCTTGTGAGTAGCTCTGACCTGGTTGTCTGCTTTGTTTACAAAAACCGCTGCCTTGAGAATAATCTCTAAATCTCCCCAGTTGGTCAGGTGAAAGTGTCGTTGAAAGGCGTGCAGATCTGCAAAAAGAAAACATGTTCATATTAGTAGCCAAACCGTGCGAATCATGATGGCAAAAAAGATCAGCCCTCTCCTACTCTcgataccccacctggttcccCCTCCACTGTTGGGCAAGGAAGGCCATCGTGCCACTCTCCAGACACAATGAGAAAGTCCTTGTTTAACCCTTTGCTGGACTCGGGGAGGCACTGAATAAGCCGAACCTTATCATCCATCGTCTTCATATAGTAGGACTTGTCTTTCAGGAGTTGAAGGTTGTAGCACCAGTTTACATCGTGATGGGTTAATCTTAGCCCCATTTTCTCGTTTAAAGCATCCACACAACCCAAGATCCTAAACACATTAGCAGCGCACTGGGTGGGAGCTAAGCGGAAATGCCTAAGATAATCCCTCATTACTGgccccatggggattctcataccACCTTCTATAAAGGCAATTATGGGAATCACCACTTTGCCTCCGTTTCTCCTAAAATGTCATTCCCCTTCCTCACAATTCCTCAAACTTACATTAGGGGGTATCCTATAATCGGCGATGAATTTTTTCATCGCCTCCTCGGTCtcaaccaatttttttaatttacccatccctaaaaacaactaaaaaactCAGGGAAAGACAAAGGAGGGAGAGGGGTAAGAGGAAAAGGAACTTAGAAGAGAGGGAACACGAGTTAGTGAGAGAAGAAAACTGATAGAAATGAGGAAAAGCTCCTCGGACAGGCTTTTTATGCTAGAAAGAGACTTGAGTTTGGCTGGAAGTTTGACTGAACTCAAGATATGTGCGccagaactcttaagtgcaaaggTAAAGAGACAAATCAGTTCAAATGAGTATTTATACCTCCCATTAAAAGTAACTGTGTGggttttcccgcccataaaggtaAGGAAATCTCCACCGTTAGATCACCATCGCACCGTTGAACGTAGGGAGCACAGAGCCGCCAGCATTTAATGAAGACACTCTTCATATATCAAGGCGCCAAGAATGTGTCTCGGGCAAACGAAGAGGCTCTGACATTGATAGAGGACAAGACTTGACAAGCCATGACAGAGGCCcgatgtcaccaaaaccctcctctccgtccgaggagtcggacagcaggattttgagggctATTAtggggccaaagaatttgacaaccccGGCCCGCTATATACTAGGCCCAAGACCCGCGCCGAGGAGGGAGAAACGGCCGAGGACGgacaaagaaagcccaaatggccTAGAAATGTTGCTGAGGACGATCCTGCTCTCGGCATCCCAAATCCCAAGAGGAGAGAACAACACACCGGCAAAGGTAGCTTCCCAAAGCGCCCCCAGGAGAAGGATAAGTACAGTAGGATACCCATAGGCGTATGGTGCAAGAGCAATCCAAGGAGAAACTGTTACCTCCGTATTGAATGCACCCAACTAacgttctggccgcattaatgaggaaatgacccctgaacagtgcggtCTTGGTTGCTGTAACTCACAAAGGGTTTAGGAAGGTGGCTGATGGAACAAGCACTCGAATAATGACCTGCatgatcaacaggtggagggtcaagatcgactggaaagaagtatataatgtgagagaccctccaagaaTGGGGGATcgcaaaaaaaagagaggaagagagaaaaaggaggagaCAGTAATAGCCTGCATGGTCTTGAAAACCTCTGTAACCTAGtactaaaggaagaagaaggataTTAAGTTCCTCGGACGAAACGCCCGAGGACCAAATTTCAGGCTCTAATCCATATCCTTGTTACTCAGTTCGTTTATAACCGTGTCTAGTTGTTATAATCCAaactaagacctagttcttaaactcattttctacaaatttattgtattgggctagttgggcTTGAGACCATTCATCCAACAGGAGAAGTGCTCGAACCCAGTCCTTACAAGATGCATTTAGATTTTCCGCAATAGCGCATAGGATGGAGCTGTACATTGGCTAGGAGGCCATAACCCctgcccttttctttttctctaaaaacGAAAATACTAGGTATATGTGCGTTGAGTTTTAGAAGCTATATATGCCCTATAAAATTAAAGTTGGTATCTAAAAGTGCAGTGAATtgaataatgaaaagaaaaaggcttaCCCCTTGGGTATAACCCAACCACTGATATTGGCGACTTCTTTTAAAGCATCCCTCCATATTTTCACCTTCTCCTTAAAAGCTTCTTCATGATTCGTAAATGCTTCTCTAAAACTCCCTTCCTGCTTCCGTACCTCAGTTGGTTCAACATCAAAGAAAACTGGAAAAATTGTATGTCCCTTCATTTTCTGGCGGCATTCGACAATCTTTGTAAGTTCATCCAAGCACCAGCTAGAGGatgcataattttttgaaaaaataacaaCTGAAAACCTTGATCCTTCAATTGCATTATAGAGTTCTGAAGGAATGGGTTTTCCTCTTTCGAGTACTTTATCATCCTTAAACGTGGAGATTCCTTTATGAACCAAAGCAGCATATAGAAGACGCAAAATATTGTGACGGGTATCCTCACCTCTAAAATTAAGGAAGACATCGAAAATCCATCTACCGATACGCAATGAAAAGGTGCTTCCGTCGTTTATAAGAGCCATCAGGTATACTAGCTAGCAAAGTTGCTACGATGTTCTCTTCCAATCTTGAATGAACAAAAAAGGTATTGATATTGAGAATACACTTATAATTAGAGTTGGATCACAAAAAGAAACaggtaaaaaaggaaaaggttgATGTAGGGTTGCAAAGATTGAGAGAAGTGATCTTTTATCTTGAAATAGATATACACTAACTAGTATTACTACCTCCAATAGTACTTCTGCCCTAAATTCACTAACTTTTAAGCAACCTGAGAGCTACCTGAAGAACAGGACTTAAAGTCTAGTCATGATTAAGAAGAAGGAAACTGCATGCTATTCAAATGACCACTCAAGGACTCTCCTCCAGAATGCCTCATATTCAATTACTAATTTTACAAAGGAgtagagaaaacaaaaggaatcatttttatttatttatttatttttaaaattttctataaaagagCCTTATAGCTCAATTGACACCTCTTAGTATTTTCAACCAAGACATTCAAGGTTCAAATCCTCTCTTGcccaattattaaattataaaaaaaaaaaaacaaatccattCATTATCAGAGAGGTACCCTTTTGTCTTACTCATTAATCTagcccaatatatatatatatattaatttaaattttaaacataccctttctttgtgaaaattaaGAATGAAATCTTCCAACAACCCTTATCTAATCTAGCCATTTTAATCAGATTTCGCAACAcagtaaaaggaaaagaaaaagggtcaTCAAAATGATCTCATTTTAAGAATTTAGCACCAACAAAGACAATTAAAAGCTACCCCACAACATCAATTAGgagattttctttctttcgATTATTACACAtatcagaaagaaagaaattagaaaataaacatgACAAATGGACATGAGTTTGCTACACACAACTATTCGAAGAATTTCACTTCCCATGacaaaccccccaaaaaaataattcatatttttagCATAGAAGATGAACAGTGaacactgatttttttttttttttccttcttaaatGCAGAATTTCAGCCAAAGCATCATATAGTGGCAGAAGAATACTATATAAAGCATTggaaattagattctcaaaaaaaaaaaaaaaattacgcaataaaaaaaatgaaaaatgaaaagaattgaaaaagtgGGTATTGGAAATGGTAAGGAATAGTGAAATGT
This genomic window contains:
- the LOC126696392 gene encoding uncharacterized protein LOC126696392 — translated: MDDASLKDFQGGEGTYVADMLERTLLLLADMDELRGLRRQEVFLNIKRYLGMAIYATYRLEDEAKEQSKSLELERNKRVDAARTLKNSEVDLSKARKDLKEMTRAKDSAESSLASAQKQAENQTKHLLETEDQLKIAKEQIVDLKKKLVEAEEAKNVAEWARDEALRAKTEAEFARTEAESSKEKAEEEAYDSRVAETQAILKAQISRVCRLYCSQVWNEALKQAGVEASSDLWKVEKVYYSLAIREAASVSSEAVSASEEAKAARLEAALAVSTSDDPAEGGKLPGATETHGSLNPEAPQEAAESVVSAQASYAEESAFLVQPLQTIPSADVSKGLEANLAQLLEEGAKTKLKK
- the LOC126696393 gene encoding disease resistance protein RPV1-like; amino-acid sequence: MALINDGSTFSLRIGRWIFDVFLNFRGEDTRHNILRLLYAALVHKGISTFKDDKVLERGKPIPSELYNAIEGSRFSVVIFSKNYASSSWCLDELTKIVECRQKMKGHTIFPVFFDVEPTEVRKQEGSFREAFTNHEEAFKEKVKIWRDALKEVANISGWVIPKG